One window of the Salminus brasiliensis chromosome 1, fSalBra1.hap2, whole genome shotgun sequence genome contains the following:
- the fbxo15 gene encoding F-box only protein 15 isoform X3: protein MSRTYLHSQSRMKHTASLKYSGRRSRLSVKSSENNIERMPPEVILKILSHLDAGSLFCLSFVSKRFHEFANNNAMWYQFYAGQRAKKKSPRLIDDVTDGIGTAGVQEKPEGFWRRLFFKELAGHNENWRKKLKHIHSYTGLPSQTAQILRSMRVSWTITLTDKRGRESTFEQTHVHFSTAAVTVSWSAGDWPFIDQLTSLQLHGVVRVPLKCPDEYKPGWRSLLAKVVLNKDAWSLCGSDRMVKLLYVEQGITVCVWQEPCEIAFVMVNLHYHRLVDRSLLGSFAVQHQPAEHAAAFDDVDPEYGLHGYAVHIELHNTVESITSGRFSQLFCRKDQIEDGFIKLKVISKSNRSQHTTLCGSISLPWSTDALQGQVEGSCMLTLTVFDEAHLPFWCVSAPVAVTKSNQAEILYDCNGESFCIRYEDAEGRVEIELQQMEDQKQYFMSVLQFCAAAI from the exons cagaatgaaacacactgccTCACTGAAATACTCTGGACGTCGGTCCAGACTTTCTGTCAAGAGTTCTGAAAACAACATAGAGCG GATGCCACCAGAAGTCATCCTGAAGATCCTGTCTCACTTGGATGCTGGATCTCTCTTCTGTCTCAGCTTTGTCAGTAAACGCTTTCATGAGTTTGCCAACAACAA TGCTATGTGGTATCAGTTTTATGCCGGCCAACGAGCGAAAAAGAAGAGTCCCAGGCTAATAGACGATGTAACAGATGGCATAGGTACGGCTGGTGTACAAGAAAAGCCTGAGGGATTCTGGAGGAGACTGTTCTTCAAAGAACTGGCCGGACACAATGAGAACTGGAGGAAAAAGCTTAAACACATTCATTCATACACGGGTCTGCCAAGCCAAACGGCACAAATCCTCAG GAGTATGCGTGTTAGTTGGACGATCACGCTGACGGATAAGAGAGGACGGGAGAGCACCTTTGAGCAGACTCATGTCCACTTCAGCACGGCCGCTGTCACCGTTAGCTGGAGCGCAGGCGACTGGCCGTTTATTGACCAGCTCACTTCGCTGCAGCTGCATGGAGTGGTGCGGGTGCCCCTTAAATGTCCAGATGAGTACAA GCCTGGCTGGAGATCACTCCTAGCTAAAGTGGTGTTAAATAAGGATGCATGGAGTTTGTGTGGTTCAGACAGAATGGTTAAGTTGCTGTATGTGGAACAAGGCATAACTGTATGCGTCTGGCAG GAGCCGTGTGAAATTGCCTTTGTCATGGTGAACTTACATTATCATAGACTTGTGGACAGAAGTCTCCTGGGGTCTTTTGCTGT CCAGCATCAGCCAGCAGAGCACGCAGCTGCTTTTGATGATGTGGACCCGGAGTACGGTCTCCATGGATACGCTGTGCATATTGAGCTGCACAATACAGTAGAGAGCATCACATCTGGACGCTTTAGCCAGCTGTTCTGCAGGAAAG ATCAGATAGAAGATGGTTTTATAAAGCTGAAAGTTATCAGCAAAAGCAACAGATCCCAACACACTACTCTCTGTGGAAGCATCAGTCTGCCCTGGAGCACAGACGCCCTACAGGGACAGGTTGAG GGCTCTTGCATGCTGACCCTGACTGTGTTTGACGAAGCCCATTTACCTTTCTGGTGTGTCAGTGCTCCTGTAGCCGTGACTAAATCCAATCAAGCAGAAATTTTATATGACTGCAACGGAGAGAGTTTCTGTATCCGATATGAGGACGCGGAGGGGAGGGTGGAGATCGAGCTGCAGCAGATGGAGGATCAGAAACAGTACTTCATG AGTGTGTTGCAGTTTTGTGCAGCAGCGATATGA
- the fbxo15 gene encoding F-box only protein 15 isoform X2, with the protein MSRTYLHSQRMKHTASLKYSGRRSRLSVKSSENNIERMPPEVILKILSHLDAGSLFCLSFVSKRFHEFANNNAMWYQFYAGQRAKKKSPRLIDDVTDGIGTAGVQEKPEGFWRRLFFKELAGHNENWRKKLKHIHSYTGLPSQTAQILRSMRVSWTITLTDKRGRESTFEQTHVHFSTAAVTVSWSAGDWPFIDQLTSLQLHGVVRVPLKCPDEYKPGWRSLLAKVVLNKDAWSLCGSDRMVKLLYVEQGITVCVWQEPCEIAFVMVNLHYHRLVDRSLLGSFAVQHQPAEHAAAFDDVDPEYGLHGYAVHIELHNTVESITSGRFSQLFCRKDQIEDGFIKLKVISKSNRSQHTTLCGSISLPWSTDALQGQVEGSCMLTLTVFDEAHLPFWCVSAPVAVTKSNQAEILYDCNGESFCIRYEDAEGRVEIELQQMEDQKQYFMVNLIIFLSVSKVNKHFGRDY; encoded by the exons aatgaaacacactgccTCACTGAAATACTCTGGACGTCGGTCCAGACTTTCTGTCAAGAGTTCTGAAAACAACATAGAGCG GATGCCACCAGAAGTCATCCTGAAGATCCTGTCTCACTTGGATGCTGGATCTCTCTTCTGTCTCAGCTTTGTCAGTAAACGCTTTCATGAGTTTGCCAACAACAA TGCTATGTGGTATCAGTTTTATGCCGGCCAACGAGCGAAAAAGAAGAGTCCCAGGCTAATAGACGATGTAACAGATGGCATAGGTACGGCTGGTGTACAAGAAAAGCCTGAGGGATTCTGGAGGAGACTGTTCTTCAAAGAACTGGCCGGACACAATGAGAACTGGAGGAAAAAGCTTAAACACATTCATTCATACACGGGTCTGCCAAGCCAAACGGCACAAATCCTCAG GAGTATGCGTGTTAGTTGGACGATCACGCTGACGGATAAGAGAGGACGGGAGAGCACCTTTGAGCAGACTCATGTCCACTTCAGCACGGCCGCTGTCACCGTTAGCTGGAGCGCAGGCGACTGGCCGTTTATTGACCAGCTCACTTCGCTGCAGCTGCATGGAGTGGTGCGGGTGCCCCTTAAATGTCCAGATGAGTACAA GCCTGGCTGGAGATCACTCCTAGCTAAAGTGGTGTTAAATAAGGATGCATGGAGTTTGTGTGGTTCAGACAGAATGGTTAAGTTGCTGTATGTGGAACAAGGCATAACTGTATGCGTCTGGCAG GAGCCGTGTGAAATTGCCTTTGTCATGGTGAACTTACATTATCATAGACTTGTGGACAGAAGTCTCCTGGGGTCTTTTGCTGT CCAGCATCAGCCAGCAGAGCACGCAGCTGCTTTTGATGATGTGGACCCGGAGTACGGTCTCCATGGATACGCTGTGCATATTGAGCTGCACAATACAGTAGAGAGCATCACATCTGGACGCTTTAGCCAGCTGTTCTGCAGGAAAG ATCAGATAGAAGATGGTTTTATAAAGCTGAAAGTTATCAGCAAAAGCAACAGATCCCAACACACTACTCTCTGTGGAAGCATCAGTCTGCCCTGGAGCACAGACGCCCTACAGGGACAGGTTGAG GGCTCTTGCATGCTGACCCTGACTGTGTTTGACGAAGCCCATTTACCTTTCTGGTGTGTCAGTGCTCCTGTAGCCGTGACTAAATCCAATCAAGCAGAAATTTTATATGACTGCAACGGAGAGAGTTTCTGTATCCGATATGAGGACGCGGAGGGGAGGGTGGAGATCGAGCTGCAGCAGATGGAGGATCAGAAACAGTACTTCATGGTTAATCTAATCATTTTCCTTTCTGTTAGCAAAGTGAATAAGCACTTTGGAAGAGATTACTAA
- the fbxo15 gene encoding F-box only protein 15 isoform X1, with the protein MSRTYLHSQSRMKHTASLKYSGRRSRLSVKSSENNIERMPPEVILKILSHLDAGSLFCLSFVSKRFHEFANNNAMWYQFYAGQRAKKKSPRLIDDVTDGIGTAGVQEKPEGFWRRLFFKELAGHNENWRKKLKHIHSYTGLPSQTAQILRSMRVSWTITLTDKRGRESTFEQTHVHFSTAAVTVSWSAGDWPFIDQLTSLQLHGVVRVPLKCPDEYKPGWRSLLAKVVLNKDAWSLCGSDRMVKLLYVEQGITVCVWQEPCEIAFVMVNLHYHRLVDRSLLGSFAVQHQPAEHAAAFDDVDPEYGLHGYAVHIELHNTVESITSGRFSQLFCRKDQIEDGFIKLKVISKSNRSQHTTLCGSISLPWSTDALQGQVEGSCMLTLTVFDEAHLPFWCVSAPVAVTKSNQAEILYDCNGESFCIRYEDAEGRVEIELQQMEDQKQYFMVNLIIFLSVSKVNKHFGRDY; encoded by the exons cagaatgaaacacactgccTCACTGAAATACTCTGGACGTCGGTCCAGACTTTCTGTCAAGAGTTCTGAAAACAACATAGAGCG GATGCCACCAGAAGTCATCCTGAAGATCCTGTCTCACTTGGATGCTGGATCTCTCTTCTGTCTCAGCTTTGTCAGTAAACGCTTTCATGAGTTTGCCAACAACAA TGCTATGTGGTATCAGTTTTATGCCGGCCAACGAGCGAAAAAGAAGAGTCCCAGGCTAATAGACGATGTAACAGATGGCATAGGTACGGCTGGTGTACAAGAAAAGCCTGAGGGATTCTGGAGGAGACTGTTCTTCAAAGAACTGGCCGGACACAATGAGAACTGGAGGAAAAAGCTTAAACACATTCATTCATACACGGGTCTGCCAAGCCAAACGGCACAAATCCTCAG GAGTATGCGTGTTAGTTGGACGATCACGCTGACGGATAAGAGAGGACGGGAGAGCACCTTTGAGCAGACTCATGTCCACTTCAGCACGGCCGCTGTCACCGTTAGCTGGAGCGCAGGCGACTGGCCGTTTATTGACCAGCTCACTTCGCTGCAGCTGCATGGAGTGGTGCGGGTGCCCCTTAAATGTCCAGATGAGTACAA GCCTGGCTGGAGATCACTCCTAGCTAAAGTGGTGTTAAATAAGGATGCATGGAGTTTGTGTGGTTCAGACAGAATGGTTAAGTTGCTGTATGTGGAACAAGGCATAACTGTATGCGTCTGGCAG GAGCCGTGTGAAATTGCCTTTGTCATGGTGAACTTACATTATCATAGACTTGTGGACAGAAGTCTCCTGGGGTCTTTTGCTGT CCAGCATCAGCCAGCAGAGCACGCAGCTGCTTTTGATGATGTGGACCCGGAGTACGGTCTCCATGGATACGCTGTGCATATTGAGCTGCACAATACAGTAGAGAGCATCACATCTGGACGCTTTAGCCAGCTGTTCTGCAGGAAAG ATCAGATAGAAGATGGTTTTATAAAGCTGAAAGTTATCAGCAAAAGCAACAGATCCCAACACACTACTCTCTGTGGAAGCATCAGTCTGCCCTGGAGCACAGACGCCCTACAGGGACAGGTTGAG GGCTCTTGCATGCTGACCCTGACTGTGTTTGACGAAGCCCATTTACCTTTCTGGTGTGTCAGTGCTCCTGTAGCCGTGACTAAATCCAATCAAGCAGAAATTTTATATGACTGCAACGGAGAGAGTTTCTGTATCCGATATGAGGACGCGGAGGGGAGGGTGGAGATCGAGCTGCAGCAGATGGAGGATCAGAAACAGTACTTCATGGTTAATCTAATCATTTTCCTTTCTGTTAGCAAAGTGAATAAGCACTTTGGAAGAGATTACTAA